GTCGTAGACCTCCTCGTCGATGTCGTCCTTGTCCATGTACGCCTGGCGGGCGGTGTCGTAGCCCCGCGCCCGCGCCATCGTCACGTTGAGCCGCACCTGCCCGGACAGCGTGCTCGCGTAGGCGTGCTGGTACTGCCTGAGCGTCGAGAACAGCGCCTCGACCGTGTCGCGGCGCACCCGCCTCTCCGGATCGGACCGGAGCTTGCCGTAGCTCGACATCGTCAGCTGCACCTCGACGCCCGCCGCGTCCGCCACCTTCGGCAGCGGCATGTCGGCGAGGATGTTCGTGAACGTCTTCTCGTGGTCGGACGGCAGCTCGTTCAGGTCGATCTCGGCCCAGAGGTTGTCGCCCGCCAGCGCCAGCACCCGCTCCGCCTCCTCGCCCAGCGCCCGCGCCCGCCGGCGCCGGATCTCGTCGATGTACGGCCGGAGCTCGGCCAGCCGCGCGTCGGCCGCGTACGCGCGCCGGAGCGCGCCGTCGTCGAGCGCCAGGATCTCCTTGCGGATGAAGCCCGCCGTGGCGATGAGGCCGCTCATCGCGTCGAGCGCCCGATCCGCCATGCCCTGCAGCGCCGAGCTCGTCTGGTCCGTGTCGAGCTTGTTTGCGGAGTACAGCGTCGCCTTGTTGGTGAGGAGCCGCGTCTCGAAGTACAGCTCCAGGCACTCCCGCAGCGCCTGGGGCTTCTTGAGCTTGCCCTTGTACCCGTCCAGCTTCGCGCGGTTCTTCGCCGCCTGCGCGAGCCCCTCCGCGAACGCCGCGTCGCTCGCGAACAGCGGCTCGAGCTTCCACTTGAAGCGGTCCGGGATCTCCGCCCGCGGCATGTTGCCGTCCGGGATCCCCTTCGCCTGCGGCGCCGTCGCGACGTCGGGTGCGGGCTCCGGCCCGGCGTCCGCGGCGACCGGCGCCACGGGCGTCTGCGTCTGCACCGCCGCGCCCGAGGGGCCGCACGCGCCCGCCGCGAGCGCGCAGCAGGAGAAGATCCCGGCGAAGATCGCCTTTCGGGCATGCTCTCGTTTCATGGTCGCCTCCCTCCCCTTCGGCCCTCGCGGGTCGACGGTCTCATTCAGCGCGCCTCGCGGCTGTCGCGATCACCGCCCATCGCCGCAGACTCTACCAGGGGTGGCAGGACTGGGACAAGCCGGGGCCGCCCCGTCCGGGGAGCTGCTCGGCCCGGGCGATCTCCGTCCGCCCGCGCCCTTCGGAGCGGAGGGATGGGCGCACCTCGACGATCTCATCCGGTTCTTCGCCGAACCGCCGCACCCTCTGCCCCGTTCGAGGGCCGACCGCGGAGAGCCACTGCGCCAATGCGCCGCTCGCCGCCGCGGGCGCCGGACTCGACGAACACGCCGTCGAGCTTCAGCGCGCCCATTCTTTCTCCTCGCCCAGCACTGAAACGCGCAACAGCCATGGGCGAAGCTTTTCCTTGCGGTACTCGAAAGGCATCCTGCAGCCCTTCTCCAAATAGGCCATGTAGAAGACCTTCGCGGGCGGAACGACCTCTCGGCAGCGCCTGAAGTAGTGGACCTCGCCCGGAGGCTCGAAGAACCCGGTCAGCTCGAAGGTCCCGTGGTAGGCGTCCCCGAAGTAGTTCGATACGAAGACGAGGGGCTCGCCGGCGGGGACCGTTTCCTCGATGACCTCGAGCACCATCCTGGTCTGCATCCGGCTGCCGATCCTGAGGTTGTTCAACGTCCTGAACGCGCGGCCGGCGAGGGTCACCTTGCTCTGCCCGCGCAGCTCCAGCAGGAACGCCGCCGGGCTCTGCACGTTGAACAGGAGGACGAGCACCATCCCGACGGCGAGGAAGGTCCCCACGAGGCGTCTGCTCGGGAACCTAGGCGAGCCGACCACGAGCGCCGCGACGAACGGCGAGATCGGCAGGAGGAATCTCAGGTTGTAGAAGGAGCCGCGGTGGAGCATCAGGCCGAGCGTGAACAGCGCGACCGCCGCGAGGATGGGCAGCTCCCTTCGGCGATAGCGCCTGAAGAGGCACACGACGAGCACGTTGAGCGACAAGAGCAGCGAGACGACGACCATGACCGCGTTGCTGCCGAGGATGAGGAGCCTTCCCTCCTTTTCGATCAGAACGCCCGACGGGCCGGCGTCTTTCAAACCGGTGATCATCTGCAGGTAGTGCGCGAAGTCCTTCGTCCCGAGGATCTGGCTCCCCGGGTAGACCGCGATGCCGAGGAGCAGGAGCGCCGTCGGCGCGGCGAGGGGGGCGAGTGCCCGCATGGGGAGGCGCGCGCTCCGGATCAGCGCCGCGGCGTACAGCGCGTGGATCGGGATCGCCGTGACGCCGTAGAACTTGATCGCCACCGTCGCGTAGGCGCTGAGGAGGTAGAGCCCGAACCAGAGCCAGGTCCGTCCCAGGGTTCGCGCCGAGCCCGACGGTCGCGACTCGAGGAGCTCGATGACGCGGTCGAGCAGCGCGAACGACGCCATGAACGCCGCTGCGAACAACGCGTCGGGGCCGACCGCCCAGAATTGGTAGACGGCCACGGGGTTCAGGAAGGTCACGACCAGCATGGCGCCGAGGCGCTCTCGCGGGATCTCCAGCCGTCGGCTCAAGCGACCGAGCGCCGCGAAGGCCGCGAGCGCGAAGAGCGTTGCCGTGACATACGAGTGGACCATCGGCCCCACGTGGTACCCGAGAGCCGCAACGAAGGGCAGCAGGCTGAGCACCATCCCGAGCGGCTTCTCATAGGCTCGGGCGTTGGGATCCGCGACGAGATCGCCGAGTGACATCGAGCCGCTCAACACCTTGTAGGCGGTCCTGATGTACACCATCGAGTGCTTCACGAACGGCAGGTCCGCATTGACGACGAGCAGCACCAGCCCCAACCCGAGCAACAGGAGCAGCACGATTCTGGGGTCTCTCGGTTTGAATGGAGCGATCATTTCCCACTGCTCGAGACGAGCACGAGCGTCTCACCTCGCCCGTCCTCGTTTATCGAGCGGACGGACGCATATTGGCTCAGCATCATATGAAACTAGCACTCGCCTATCCGCCTTTCTACCACAAGGCGTTCAACGAAAATCTCCTCCCGGCGGACGGACCGCGAACCTCGTCCTGCCGCTTGCCCCTCCTTTTCACGGCGAGCATACTCGTCCCCGGCCGTCCCCCGCATGACTCGCGAGCCGTCGGCGCGCACGTCCCGCGGGGGAAGGCCGAACGCGGAGGAAACATGAGGGTATCGATTCCGGTGGTCGCGGCGGTCGCCTGTCTGGCTTGGGGCGGACATGCCGCCGCCCAGACGTCGGCCAAGGACGAGGCCAAGCGGCACTTCGCCAACGGCGTCGAGCTCGCCGGAAACGAGAACTTCGCCGCCGCCGCCGCCGAGTTCGAGGTCTCCGTAGAGCTCTACTCGACGAAGATGGGCCTGTTCAACCTGGCGAACGCCTACAAGGCGCTCTACCGCTACGGCGACGCGCTCGAGATGGTCGACCGGCTGGAGCGCGAGTTCGGGAAGAAGATCGACACCGAGCTCCGCAAGGAGATCGAGGCGCTGAAGGAATCCGTGCAGCTGATCATCGGGTGGCTCGACGTGCGCGTCGACAAGGAAGGCGCCGCGGTTCGCGTCGACGATCTCGCGGTCGGCGCGAGCCCGCTCGCGGACAAGCTGACCGTCGGCCCCGGGGATCACGTCGTCGAAGCGGCGCTGGACGGCTTCGAGACCTCCCGCCGCACCGTGAAGGTCGCGTCCGGGGACACCGTCGTCGCGGAGATGGCGCTCGTCCCGGTGCGGGAAGAGCCGCCCGCGCCCGCCGTCGGCGAGGGAGAAGCCGGCGCGGCGACCACCGATGGCGTCACCGCGAAGGCGCCCGCCGCCGAGACGGGCGCCGAGAAGGAGAAGGGTGTCGGGCCGCTGTTCTGGGTCGCCCTCGGGGGCACGGTCGTGGCCGGCGCGCTCAGCGGCGTGTTCTACGGCCTCGCCGCAGGCGCATCGAAGGACTTCGATGCGGCCAAGCGCGACTACGCCGATCTGGCCGAGGCCTTGGCGGCGGACCCGGACGATCCCGCGCTTCCCGCTCGCGACGAGCGGTTGTGGAGCGAGATGGAGGACGCGTCGTCGGAGATGTCCAGGTTCGGCGACCTGGGGCTCGGGTTCGGCATCGCGGCAGGGGCGTTGGCGGTCGCGACGGTCGTGGTGGGCATCGTACAAACACGCGGCGACGAGAGCGCGGCCGTCGAGGTCGCCGCCGCACCGGGTGGAGTCTCCCTGGCGTTCTGACCACCCGGACTGGGGATGGGCATGAGAACCGTATTCGTCGTTCGCTCTTGGATGCTCGTGTTCGCCGCGCTCCCCGTCGTCGGCGCGTCGGCCTGCTTCGAGGCCCACATGCCGGCGCGGCTCGACATGGATGGTGGAAACGACGCGGACACCGACGCCGACACCGATACCGACACCGACGCGGACACGGACATCGATACCGACACCGATTCGGACACGGACGCAGACGCGGGGGTCTTCGAGTGCACCGGGACGGGGATGTGGCTCGACCCGGAGACGAACCTGTGCTGGGAGAACCCTCCCGCCTCCGCGCCCGTCCTCTACGACGCGGCGATCGCCCACTGCGCGTCGCTCGGCGCCAAGTGGCACATGCCCACCATCAGCGAGCTCCGCTCCATCGTCGACGGCTGCGACAGGATGAGCTGGGACCTGCTCGTCGGCGTCTGCGACGACATGGCGGACTGCTGCACCGTCTCCGACGCGTGCAACGGCGTCTCGTGCTGGGACATGACCATGTGCGACGGCTGCATGCCCCTCCTCGGCGGCCCCGGGCCCTGGGGCTGCTACATCAAGGCCGGCCTCCTCGGCACCTGCACGGACCCGTTCTTCTCCTCCACGGAGAGATCCTCCGGGGTCGACGAGGTCTGGACCGTGGCGTTCAACGACGGATACGTGGTGCAGCGCGACACCTCGACGACGAACGGGCGGGTGCGCTGCGTCCGGGAGCTGCTGTCCGTCGAAGTGGGCCCGGATCCGTGCACGCCGTTGCGCGCGATCGAGTGCGGCGAATCCGCCTCCGGCGAAACCGCGGACGCCGGATCGAGCGACGGGATCGACCTCTACAGCTGCGCGCCGTTCGAGCTGGCCTCCCGCGAGGTGGCGTACGGCTTCGCGAGCCCCCTGAACGCGGTCGTCGACGTCACCATCGACGACCTCACGTCGGACCTGAGCCTCATGGTGCTCCCGGGGTCGGGCGCCGGGGCGTGCGATCCGTCGAGCTGCGTCGCGGGCAGCTTCACGCACCTGCTGGAGAGCGAGAGCGTCTCGTTCACCGCGGCGCCGGACGATCCGTACTCGATCGTGATCGACAGCTGGGGGGCGTTGACCGGCGGCTACCACGTCTCCGTGGACTGCACCGAGTGCATCCCCGAGGGCGGCGCGGCGGTCGTCTTCCCCGGAGCGCCTTCGTGCTGCCCGAGCCTCGACACCATCCCCTGCGACGGCCCGGACGCCGACGGCGGCGCCTGTGCGCCGTGCCCCGGCGCCGAGATCTGCGCGAACTGCGGGGACTCGAACTGCGGGCCGGGAGAGAACGAGTGCAACTGCCCCGTCGACTGCCCGCCCTGATCTCCGCCCGAGGCCGGGCGCCCGACCGTGAACGAGGGCGGCTCGCCGCTCTTGACCGGTGCCGCGCTGAGTGCGTCCGTTCCTACTTCGCGCTCGTGCTGATCGTCGCGCTCGGCTTGGACTAGCGGTGCTTGGGCCATTGACAACCACGGTTGCCGTGCCCAGCATGCTAGCAAGTACTTGCTAGACGGAGGCGACTCATGACGACCAGAAAATCGACCGAGGAGCGACGCAGAGAGATCGCCGACGCCGCAATCAAGATCATCGGCGAGCGCGGCCTGCGGGAGTTCACGGCGGCCCACATCGCCCACGAAGTCGGTATCAAGGACGGGACGATCTTTCGTCATTTCAAGGACATGAATGAGATAACGAGCGCCGTGCTCGACCGCCTCCAGGAGTTGCTTGAGGCGGCGCCGCGGTTCACGGGAGATCCCCTCGAGCGACTGGAGGGGTTCGTCCTGAGCCGCCTCCACTCCGTCACCGTCCAGCGAGGGATACAGTCTCTCCTCTTCTCGGACCAACTCTCCCACGCCTTGGGCGCCGAAGGCCTGAGGCGGGTCGCAGCGCTCAGGAACCGAGGCCGCGAGCTCGTCAGATCGTGTCTTCGCGAAGCGGGCGAGAAGGGCCTCCTCCGGGAGGACCTCGACATCGAGGGAGCGGTCGTCCTCGTCACTGGGATGGTGATGGGGTTCTTGTTCGCGGCCACCGACAGCGCACTTCCCGCACCTGCGGGCGAAATGGAGCAACGGTGCTGGCAGACCCTCCGTTCTGCGCTCGCGCGGGAACAGGTGCTCTCATGAAGTCCAGGACCAAGGTTGTCGTTCTCGTCGCCAGCGTGGTCCTGTTCGTGGCGGCGTTCGTGTGGCTGCTGACCACGCACGGCCCGTTGGCCCCGGTGGGGGTGCAGCTCGGCAGCGTCGTTCGCGCCGACCTCACCCCCAGCGTGTTCGGCATCGGCACCGTGGATGCGCGCCTGGCCTACGCGGTCGGCCCCATAGCGCCAGGGCGGGTCCTGCGCGTGCTCGTGGATCAGGGCGAAGCCGTGAAGGCGGGGCAGTTGCTGGCGGAGATGGACCCGGTCGATCTGGACCGCCGGGTTCAGGCGTCGGAGAGCGCCGGGGCGCGCTCGCGCAGGGCGGTTCAGGTAGCGAATGCGCAGGTCGCCGAAGCCACGAGCCGCAAGAGGCTCGCCACGACGAACCGCGACCGCGATCGGGCCCTGTACGAGCAGCGCGTCATCAGCAAACAAGTGCTGGATAGCAGCACCGGCGAGGTCGAGCGAGCCGAGGCGGCACTGGCGGCGGCGCGCGCCAACGCGGCGGCGGTGAGGCAGGACGTCGGGCGCGTGGACGCCGAATCGCAGGGCCTCGGCAGCCTGCGTGAGAGCCTGAGGCTCGTGAGCCCCGCGGACGGCGTCGTCGTCTCGCGCGAGGCCGAACCGGGGACCACGGTGGTCGCCGGTGGGACCGTGCTGCGCGTCGTCGTCCCCGAGAGCCTATGGGTGCGGGCACGGGTCGATCAGTCGCGCGCCCAGGGTCTGCGGGAAGGGCAGCTCGCCAGCATCGTGCTGCGCTCCGCGCCCGAGGCTCCGATCCCGGGTCGCGTGGCCCGCATCGAGATGCAGAGCGATCCGGTGACCGAGGAGCGGGTCGTGAACGTGAGCTTCGATGCGCCGCCCGCCCGCCTCTATCTGGGCGAGCTCGCGGAAGTCACCATCCGGCTGCCGGACGAGACCGGCGTGCTCGTCGTGCCCAGCGCGGCCATCGCCCGCGAGGGCAGCGTGACCGGCGTCTGGCAGATGGTGGAGGGGCGTGCCCGCTTCAAGCAGGTCACCATCGGCAACCAGGGCCAGGCGGGCGTGACCCGCATACTCTCCGGCCTGTCCCAGAACGACAGCGTCATCGTTTACAGCTCCGCGCAGCTCACGCCCGGCGTTCGCCTTCGCGAGCAGAAGGTGGAGCAGCCATGATCAACCTCGCCCGCCGTGACGTCGGCAATCATCTTGGCCGCTACCTGCTCACCGGCTTCGGGCTCGGGCTCCTGATCGGCGTCACCTTGACCATGGCGGGGGTGTACCGGGGCATGGTCGACGACGCCAGGGTGCTGCTGCGCGCGGTCCGCGCGGACGTCTGGGTGGTGCAGCAGAACACCCTCGGCCCTTTTGCCGAGCCGTCCAGCCTCCAGGACGATGTCTATCGCGGCCTCGAAGGGCTGCCCGGGGTCGCGGAGACCGGCAACGTGGCCTATCTCACGATGCAGGTGAAGCACGGCGGCAAGGACGTCCGTGTCATGGTGGCGGGCTACACGCCCGGGCGGCTCGGTGGTCCGTCCTTTCTCGTCGCGGGACGCCCGATCGCCCAATCCCACTACGAAGCGGTGGCCGACGCCAAGACCGGGTTCGAGGTGGGCGACCGCATTCGCATTCGCCGCAACGACTTCACCGTGGTCGGGCTCACCCGGCGCATGGTGTCCTCGGGCGGCGATCCGGTGGTGTTCATTCCCCTGAAGGACGCCCAGGAGGCGCAGTTCCTGAAAGACAACGAGTCCATCGTCAACGACCGCAATCGCCTCGCCGAAAACCCCGCCGTCAATCGTCCCGGCCAGCCGGGCGTGCTCCAGGCGGTCGAGGCCATCCAGACGGCCAGCCATAGGGTCAACGCCGTCCTGGTGCGCGTGGAAGAGGGGCATGACTCACGTCAGGTGGCCGACGACATCAAGCGCTGGAAGCACCTCACCGCGTACACCAGCGGCGACATGGAAGACATCCTGGTGGCGAAGCTCATCGCCACGGCGGCCAAGCAGATCGCCCTCTTCCTGATCATCCTGGCGGTCGTGAGCGCGGCGATCGTGGCCTTCATCATCTACACGATGACGCTCGGCAAGATTAAGGAGATCGCCGTCCTGAAGCTGATCGGCACACGCGATCGCACCATCGCCGCGATGATCATGCAGGAGGCGCTGGGCCTCGGGGTCATCGGTTTCTTCGTCGGCAAGTTCGCCGCCACCCTGTGGGCGCCGGTGTTTCCCAAGCACGTGCTCCTCGAGACGAACGACGCGATGCGCGCCTTTGTGATCACGCTGGTGATCTGCGCGTTGGCCTCCGTGCTGGCGATCCGCGCGGCGCTGCACATCGACCCGGCCGAGGCGATTGGCGGATGAAACCATGACGACGACAGGACCCGCGATCCTCATCGAGAACCTGACCAAGCGTTACGGCAGCGGTCCGACCGCCGTGGACGCGCTCAAGGGCGTGGACATGAGGATCGACCCTGGAGAAGTCGTCGGGCTGATCGGTCCGTCGGGCTCGGGCAAGACCACCCTGCTCAAGTGCCTCGGCGCGGTGATCGAGCCGACTTCCGGGCGCTTCACCCTGGCCGGCGAGGTGATCTACGACAATGCGTGGAAGCGGACCGACCTGCGCGCGCTGCGCCGCGACCGCATCGGCTTCGTGTTCCAGGCGCCGTACCTCATCCCGTTTCTCGACGCCACCGACAACGTGGCGTTGTTGCCCATGCTGGCCGGCGTGAAGAACCCCGTGGCGCGTGCCACGGCCCTCGACATGCTGACCGCCCTGGACGTCCAGCACAGGGCGCACGCGCGCATCCCCGAGCTGTCCGGCGGCGAACAGCAGCGCGTGGCGATCGCCCGGGCCCTGGCCAACAAGCCGCCTATCATCCTGGCTGACGAGCCCACCGCGCCCCTGGACAGCGAGCGCGCCCTCGGCGTCGTGAAGATCCTCAATCGCCTCGCGCAGGAG
This window of the Pseudomonadota bacterium genome carries:
- a CDS encoding ABC transporter permease; this translates as MINLARRDVGNHLGRYLLTGFGLGLLIGVTLTMAGVYRGMVDDARVLLRAVRADVWVVQQNTLGPFAEPSSLQDDVYRGLEGLPGVAETGNVAYLTMQVKHGGKDVRVMVAGYTPGRLGGPSFLVAGRPIAQSHYEAVADAKTGFEVGDRIRIRRNDFTVVGLTRRMVSSGGDPVVFIPLKDAQEAQFLKDNESIVNDRNRLAENPAVNRPGQPGVLQAVEAIQTASHRVNAVLVRVEEGHDSRQVADDIKRWKHLTAYTSGDMEDILVAKLIATAAKQIALFLIILAVVSAAIVAFIIYTMTLGKIKEIAVLKLIGTRDRTIAAMIMQEALGLGVIGFFVGKFAATLWAPVFPKHVLLETNDAMRAFVITLVICALASVLAIRAALHIDPAEAIGG
- a CDS encoding PEGA domain-containing protein, whose protein sequence is MRVSIPVVAAVACLAWGGHAAAQTSAKDEAKRHFANGVELAGNENFAAAAAEFEVSVELYSTKMGLFNLANAYKALYRYGDALEMVDRLEREFGKKIDTELRKEIEALKESVQLIIGWLDVRVDKEGAAVRVDDLAVGASPLADKLTVGPGDHVVEAALDGFETSRRTVKVASGDTVVAEMALVPVREEPPAPAVGEGEAGAATTDGVTAKAPAAETGAEKEKGVGPLFWVALGGTVVAGALSGVFYGLAAGASKDFDAAKRDYADLAEALAADPDDPALPARDERLWSEMEDASSEMSRFGDLGLGFGIAAGALAVATVVVGIVQTRGDESAAVEVAAAPGGVSLAF
- a CDS encoding TetR/AcrR family transcriptional regulator, which translates into the protein MTTRKSTEERRREIADAAIKIIGERGLREFTAAHIAHEVGIKDGTIFRHFKDMNEITSAVLDRLQELLEAAPRFTGDPLERLEGFVLSRLHSVTVQRGIQSLLFSDQLSHALGAEGLRRVAALRNRGRELVRSCLREAGEKGLLREDLDIEGAVVLVTGMVMGFLFAATDSALPAPAGEMEQRCWQTLRSALAREQVLS
- a CDS encoding DUF1566 domain-containing protein — encoded protein: MRTVFVVRSWMLVFAALPVVGASACFEAHMPARLDMDGGNDADTDADTDTDTDADTDIDTDTDSDTDADAGVFECTGTGMWLDPETNLCWENPPASAPVLYDAAIAHCASLGAKWHMPTISELRSIVDGCDRMSWDLLVGVCDDMADCCTVSDACNGVSCWDMTMCDGCMPLLGGPGPWGCYIKAGLLGTCTDPFFSSTERSSGVDEVWTVAFNDGYVVQRDTSTTNGRVRCVRELLSVEVGPDPCTPLRAIECGESASGETADAGSSDGIDLYSCAPFELASREVAYGFASPLNAVVDVTIDDLTSDLSLMVLPGSGAGACDPSSCVAGSFTHLLESESVSFTAAPDDPYSIVIDSWGALTGGYHVSVDCTECIPEGGAAVVFPGAPSCCPSLDTIPCDGPDADGGACAPCPGAEICANCGDSNCGPGENECNCPVDCPP
- a CDS encoding ABC transporter ATP-binding protein; the encoded protein is MTTTGPAILIENLTKRYGSGPTAVDALKGVDMRIDPGEVVGLIGPSGSGKTTLLKCLGAVIEPTSGRFTLAGEVIYDNAWKRTDLRALRRDRIGFVFQAPYLIPFLDATDNVALLPMLAGVKNPVARATALDMLTALDVQHRAHARIPELSGGEQQRVAIARALANKPPIILADEPTAPLDSERALGVVKILNRLAQEFQTAIIVVTHDEKIIPTFKRIYNIRDGKTYEEPGEGRPI
- a CDS encoding efflux RND transporter periplasmic adaptor subunit; protein product: MKSRTKVVVLVASVVLFVAAFVWLLTTHGPLAPVGVQLGSVVRADLTPSVFGIGTVDARLAYAVGPIAPGRVLRVLVDQGEAVKAGQLLAEMDPVDLDRRVQASESAGARSRRAVQVANAQVAEATSRKRLATTNRDRDRALYEQRVISKQVLDSSTGEVERAEAALAAARANAAAVRQDVGRVDAESQGLGSLRESLRLVSPADGVVVSREAEPGTTVVAGGTVLRVVVPESLWVRARVDQSRAQGLREGQLASIVLRSAPEAPIPGRVARIEMQSDPVTEERVVNVSFDAPPARLYLGELAEVTIRLPDETGVLVVPSAAIAREGSVTGVWQMVEGRARFKQVTIGNQGQAGVTRILSGLSQNDSVIVYSSAQLTPGVRLREQKVEQP
- the pepF gene encoding oligoendopeptidase F; the encoded protein is MKREHARKAIFAGIFSCCALAAGACGPSGAAVQTQTPVAPVAADAGPEPAPDVATAPQAKGIPDGNMPRAEIPDRFKWKLEPLFASDAAFAEGLAQAAKNRAKLDGYKGKLKKPQALRECLELYFETRLLTNKATLYSANKLDTDQTSSALQGMADRALDAMSGLIATAGFIRKEILALDDGALRRAYAADARLAELRPYIDEIRRRRARALGEEAERVLALAGDNLWAEIDLNELPSDHEKTFTNILADMPLPKVADAAGVEVQLTMSSYGKLRSDPERRVRRDTVEALFSTLRQYQHAYASTLSGQVRLNVTMARARGYDTARQAYMDKDDIDEEVYDNLVATVNANLEPLHRYVRLRKRIMGVDELHIYDMYTPMVAAVPMRFTYEDAARILPEALSPLGPGYVQALSEGLDVDNGWIDLYPHKGKKSGAFSCSVFGMHPFVKMNYYEEYDDLSTLAHELGHAMHSRLAMSTQPYVTSGYSAFLAEIASTTNEKLLSDYLLERAKTDEERLYLLNEMVDGIRTTIYRQALFAEFERAAHAAAERGEPLTAELLSRTYGGLIRTYYGPDFTMGENDDVEWAYIPHFYYKYYVYSYATGLSSGIAIAGKVKGEGAPAREAYLGMLKGGMSKPPLELLRGAGVDLTRPDAIAAAAKLMDDMLGQMERLIAGSRPSGAP